The Melitaea cinxia chromosome 9, ilMelCinx1.1, whole genome shotgun sequence DNA segment tacgtttcgttagttttacttcagtcgtgtggtctaaagcaaactgttttttttttaatgtagttatATGACTATTATGACATGAGAGAAATTTAGCCTTTTCTTTAAATCACACATATGTACTTAAggctgtatttttaaaatattagaatagCTTAATAAGAAAAACAAGTCAGTGAAACAATTTAACATTACTAATTATCCTTTCagtaataaaatctttttcaaATCTTTCTTTTCATACTATCATGATAGACATCAGACGGGTACCTACAATATCTATAAGTACCTATCtatcaattttaaaactatCCCAAACACCTTAGTGTGATGGAAAGCCTGAATAGGTATACctaaaaatattacttgaacaaaattgatacaaaatattacttGAAGAATGGTGTAGAAAGGCTATTCtacttcataaaaatatttgagttATGTATTCGtgtaaagtatatatattttttgtcagtACTTTGATTTAgataattaacttaaaataattcaaaggTACACATCAATCTCATATGTACAAGCTGAATTAACGCAAATTCGTTACGGTTGTCGAGATAATCCGACTAGCGGCGGAACTTGTTTGACATTAATTGCAGGAAGAGAAGTTGtgactaattccaaattacctTGTTTGAAGCTTGACATGACTCCACTATTATCGGACAAATTGTTAGTATCTTACATATATTCGTAACGCGACTTCACTTGCACGAAAAAAACTTTGTCGTAATTAACAACTCGCAATATAAGTAGTTAGTTCTAAGCTCACTTAAATACTGACCACTACACCTTGTaagaattaattacaaaattatctagACGTTAGGTAGGTTTTTATATTAGATTAccttgacatttttattttaataaactttttttttctaataaaataattatgaatgaTAAAGAGCAAtgagaaacaaaataataggcCTCGTCACTAATACCTACATTTGAATAATTAGCAAGAAGAAGAAATGCGCAATCTTTGCAAGCCAAAACAATTGGAGATAGAAATGTACTGGTCGAAACTACGTGAAGTTTACGACATGTATCTTGAGCAACACAATCCTATCATGAGTCATTACAACGCCTTACGAGAAAAAGATGATTTCTATCAAAACGATATAGCAAAAAATGATATTCTGATACTACAAGCCACGGTAAGTTTTAAATTCAACAGTTAGGATAACATTTTTGCACCTAAGTAATTAGGTAGGTTATACACATAACAAAATTACGTTTTAGGTCAGTCCTTATGAGCTCAGATTTATGATTTGGACTTCAGAGCCTACGTTTGAATGACGTTTTTAAGACCTCATCAAGAAGTTGAATACCTAACGTAGACTTTCAGATCTAATCAAAAAGAGCTCTTAAAGAGCTCGTTTTTCTGAACTtgcaaaaataaacatataggTAAAGAGATAAAAAGATATTCATTTAGACGTCAAAAAATTGACTTGCCATTTATGAGTTGATTAAGAACTCTGAATTCTGAGTTCATAAAAATGAGCTACTTAAAACGTTATGTTAGAACTCTATAAGAGGTCTTTTAAACTTCATACTGAAATCTTTATGATTTGGATGCTGACTGGGTACCTACAATGTTGGTTCAcaaatgtaattgttttttctttttttttttttattattcttatagaGTTTACTTTTTCAATTAGTAACAGAATGATAGTGTccttttttaatgttatcattTGAGAGcgaactgcggtcaccaacccgcctgcccagcgtggtgactatgggcaaaacacatgagttcacgccatttttggcgtgaacttgtggaggactatgtccagtagtggactgcgaaaggctgctgtggtAGTGGTGGTGGAAAGCGAACTATATGACCATTTCATTGATAGGTGGGTTAGGTAGGTACCTACAGTAAGTTAATGTTTGGACTTTGGGTGGTCTCGTAGAAATGAGAAATAGGCTATAACCACCAAATGTCCTGCACAATCTGtgcaattatttgttaaataatacatttgtggtgtacaataaagtgtaagtaaataaaatatttgaagtatCAATATAAGCTATTGTAATCTCACTGTTATTAGTTCTCTGTTGTATAACTGTTATTAGTTCTGTATTGTACACTTATTTTGGTTATTTTGTATCAATCAAAAAGACGTTTTAGGTACAGTTTATTAACTAACTAACAAACAAGACCTTTTTAAATAGTCGTCATTCATCAGGAAAGTCTATACATTCTGCAAAAAGAATGGTTAAAGACAACAAACACAATGAGTTGTAAACTAAATCGTATGAATAATCGTAAGGAAGAACTCGCCAAGAAGTACTGGCAGATGAAGAAGGAAACTAAAGCAGCTAAAAGTAAAGAAGATGAGATGCTAGCTGTACTGGTCGATGCTAGTCAAGACGCTGTAAAGGTAGTCTCTTGTGTCATATATTCATTTCGgcctatcacagttcactgctggacataggcctccttaaGTTCGCGCCAAGGATGGCGCGAAttcatttgttttgcccatagtcaccacgctgggcaggcgggttggtgaccgcagggctgggttcatcgcaccgaagacgctaacATTACGacgaatattataataatttaagtccTGAAAAAATGTTTGAAGACGCATAATAAAGAACAGAGTCTGTTAAGTCAACAgccttcaaataaaaatatctgcgccaagcgggaatcgatccCACGACGCGTGCGTCAAGGCCCAATTTTCGTACCCTTACACCAGTAGATCAACAATATAGTAATGAGTATGATGATAATCTATTTTTAGAACAATGGTGATCctgaataaaatgtaaaatataataatattaaaccttTCAGCGTCTTGAGAATTACGaaaataaattgcaaaaaatCAAGCAAATGTCTGAAATTTGCAGTAAATACGAGAAAGAAATGGACCACATGTTTCTTGAAGACGCCGGAGACGACATACCATCTGTTGATTTCGAAACACTGGACAGTGATATGATTGTAAGTTCTAAGTTTTATTATCTCGTTGGCGACGTAGGCATAACTACTGGTCGATGCGCTAGCAGTCGCAGTTTCAAACCCCGCACAcaggactcctaaactacttaaccgattttaatcaaatataccgtgagcagtttgatccaacttgaaagataggctatattttatttcgataaaataattataatattcacaaaaaaaaatacggcgGTACGAATTTCGCCAGGTTAGCTagtataagaatataaaaccttaaattcgaattaatcatttaatattttaaatttagcaacAATGTAAGAAGTTCAAGAAAATGGACAAATTCCTCCTAAAAATGAACAGAGTTAAAGTTCAAACTATGTGTCTCAAAACAGAGAGAGCTAAACTAGCAAAGGAAAATATTCAACTAAAACAATATATCAAGAGGTATCTGACAGAACTAGCCCTCAAAGGTGGGAAAGATAGACCACAAAGTATGAAATGCCAGACGGAGCCAAGGATTGAAGTCAATGGGAAATTATTGTAagtcttttaatatttataaattcactagcaatattaatattaataatgactattaatatatttataaattaactatttattattaaaaatgaagtaaGGTTTAGAAatgatttatatttcttatatcataatttattaaattgcaACATGTTattttcaatgaaatttaatttatcaaagtacattagaaatgtatttaattgtttattgattaataatgcAAAATACAgctataataagtatataaaaaaaaaacctttcttTAATATTAGGGCTTTTTAaaccataatattttaaaataatcatttcaaTGTACATCAGAAATCGCCCAGTGACCTGCATCGAAGGAGCACTTTCAAACGCAGTAATGCATGAACAAAGAATGAAGCTACAGGAAAAGAAGAACAAAGAATTGGTAGTGAGAGCATACCCTCGAGTTGATTGCTGGTAGAAATTAAGATTAAGATTATCCTTAATATTTATCCCAAAGTATGCGAATTATAGCCTGTTTGGACATGTTCAGACTACCAAGATCTATTAGATGGAATAACTTTGTGTCTAACATTCGGCTTATTAATAAATGTTCATAATGTTGGTTGTAATGTTTGGTTGGAACATTTTCTATAGGAAACTATAATgtgtttaatataaaacttatagTAACTATaagttttaatgtttaattacagTTAAGTGTGtgatatttatactaattttgtAATTCCAACGAcaatgttactttttttattaataacaagtaTAAAATTACTAGCATACACTTTACAAGCTATGTAAGCAGGCGTGGATCCAGCCATTAAAAAAAGGTTGTGGTCACAGCCTCCCGAAAATCTGCAAAGTGCCAGTCAGAGTATAAACTTACCCATGAACAATCATGACTTATAGACGACTTTTGAATTTGATTAATATTGACTTTGGACTTAGGTTTGGAAATAATCATTGGAAGAAGTCAGACCAGTAGCAATGTTGAATTCGGTGCCTCAACCATTTCAAATTATTGCCCTATAAAGGATGTAAATGTTGCTCCATAAATGaggaataataattaatccatGAGGATAGAGGTTAAAAAATAACCCATTATTTTCGATGATACTTTTGAGGCAAAAATATCTGGAATATATTTTTGCTGACCTTTTTTTTTAGTCTGCCAATTCCATTATTTCATAGAATAATTTAGTCAAGGGAAAAAATGTTTTGGATTTGGCAGGCAGGTCGTGGGCATGATCACCTTGCCCACAATGGTGGATCCGACCCTGTGTAAgttcattttcattatattactttaaaataattacattatctATTTCTAAGTACTATTCTGTTATAACAAGAGCCATTCTATTCTTTTGTGTATAATTGTCTTTTACACTGATAGGTTTTAAAACACTTGTATAATCAAGAAACTTAAGTATactgttaatataataatataaataaggatATTGTGAGTAATTTTAACATTGAACacagatatttttgtaaatagaaataaaaaacttaatggaaaagtatgttttattcgaacaattacaaaatattggAATTAGTTCATAACTTACAAAACTAAATGTCTGGTTTGTTTCGATTATTCCATCGGTGTAATTCCATGCATGCCGTTAGATTCATCGTTTCCCAAGTTCCATGGATCATCAAGGGCTGACAAAAATTTCGCTAAGCTTTTGTGACCTTCCACAtcaatattttttgtcatttccGCCGAGAATGGCACGTACTCATCACAAATAACACTTTTCCCTTGCGATGTACCATATATCTCATACCAGCCCTCCAAGGGTTCATTCAATGGCCTCTTCAGTTTAATAAGTATTTCCTGGTCGTCTACAGTTTTCACATAAAATCCTTCACTAGCTGAAACTTTTGTAACATTTCCCCACAGACATACTTTGGCGCCAATTCGATGCGTTAAATTTCCGGCTGTCACGTATGGAACGAACTCATCGTTATCGGGATATTGTTGATCTTCAAAATCGTCACGATCACCCATATTAGCAATTTACAatgaataagaaaaataaaactctaGAGAACAAGCAATATGAATTTGAATAAATTCCTACATCCACTTCCTATTGCAtgcatgtattttatattttgacagTGACATCGacttgttgttttaaaatttatccccaatagggaaaggcaaaggactataatccatacagcctgaCATCGACTTGTTTAGTACatgtttattttcatattttttttttcataaagcaAAGATCTTACACCAAACAGCTTAGTATTCATTTCGCAAAAAATAAGAGGCCTGTGTAATGTGTTTTTATTGGaggatatattaaaaaagggcATGACAgcataatttatatcaaattatcaataaaacgGAGTAAAGTTTTTGAGTAAACTTGCATATTAACTCAACCTACTGCCTCCTGTGACAAATGCTACAAGTTGAAAATTATCGTtgtagaatattaaaataagatttaaaaaattcttgttcGTGAACTAAGTGGGCTATGTTTCAACTGTGGTATTTTCTTTCGTAGAATAAAAGATTTTCTAACAATTTCACACATTTTGATAACTCATTCGCCTCGCCTATTCACATAGTTTACCTGAATTGTaccagtttttttttgcaaGTTTTAGGTAAAAAGGAATATAACTAGATACATCACTATCCACGaaaaatatacgcttcagcctgtaatatcccactgctggacataaaccTCTTttccaatgtaggagaaggatcagagctgaatccaccacgctgctccaatgtgggttggcggatattccctaatatgagtaacgatccaagcatatagtttttagaatttttgtctatttgtctgtatgtatgtccggaataaactcaaaaacacAAATACGTACACAAAATCTTGCGATACGCTTTATCTTTGGTTTACGAAAATATTATCACGTTTCCCAGTTTCGTATTGAACTTAAGATCCCTATCCACGTTTGCCGTGATATGGACATCCTTTCTTTTCTCTATAATATACTCCATGATCGAAATTCTCCCTCCTACCTTCGGTCCCGTTTTCATCTCCTTTCTTCCCCAACACGTTCTAGGTCTTGCATCACATCGATGCTTGAAGttgttatttttctaaaatacttttatgtacttaattaaaaaccaattaacaaaattaaaaaaaaaatcaagaactaaaaaatatatataaaattcaacattcttttttttcaaattgtgttgcttctttactatccgaaggaacttcgtacctccctggtgtcccatgacagcgcataattttttatattaattttgaataagtttatagatctataatcattattattaatcactcgTGCACTACTGTGCCCCGCGGTACCGTCaattctcaccaccatgggtagactggtctCTTATAAAGATATGTTTGCCCTTGTCatctttctttgtaaatatgatttttactcgtttctttttttaaagtgcaataaagaattaaCGTCTATAGTAACGCTTCCATCAATCGCATCACCACCAAGTCCTGAGAAATTTTGGTTTATGATGAatcttgtgaaggcctatgtccagcagtggactgcaataggctgaaatgctgaaatttaatttaacaggTCATGCTTGTCTAGTCTTTTAATAAATGCGTTAATTTAAACATCAAtacaaaattacgaaaaaaaaaaacagaattggTATTATATCCCATTTATTTACAGTTTTCAAACAAAGTAGGACTTACATTCAGCAAACAAAACTAACAAGCTTTTACTTAAGATTAAATATAaggttaattaatttttttttaattctatattaattttacatctAAGCGAAGTGATCTTCCCTATCTGCGGCAAGTGTGGGAGCGGTTGAGTCCTCCATTGCTGCAAAGTTCATGAAATGAGCAGGCCGATGCACTTCATGATAGAATTCACGGGGATTTCCAAGTTGGACACCATATTTCATATTTGGATCGTGACGGACACCTAATGAATAAATTTACACatttatcaaaaatcaaaatcaaaaataactttatttagatTTCAGTccttttgaattgtcattttataaagttaaaatttcttttaattaattatagtttggTTAGTACATActcatttataaatgtataatttaaaattattgcattttatttacaaacaattaaaatttaataaaaagaggTCAAAATTATTGAACATGGATATATTTAATGCACAAACATAGAATCTACgcttaatacatataataaaggtAACACTTACCCATGAAATTATAATTCCAACTGCCCTGCGATGGAACCATGAAGTACCCAAGAAAACGATCCGAGAGCAGCATCTGGACCCTTTCATAATGACTAGGCAAATAGCCCTTAGGGTTGTTACCCCTGTCCGTGTTCTTAGCGCCCCATTCATAGCCACTAGGTGTTAGTTTGTAAGCAGTCAGAGAACAAGACCCAGGAGTGAATGAAcatgtaattattatagttttttcaCCATCCCATGAAGGATTCTCGGACATAATTTTAGCATGTGTTGTTATGTCCTGCaaagaataatatttcattttatacaaatagaaaagttatggaaaaaaaagaaacaggaATAGcttagtttattttgtttttttttttttatttatgaaataaacagtacaataatacaaaatttaaaaaaaaactgttacaaCATATTTTAGCTATATTACTAATTTGAACTATTTCGTAAGTAgagattattatcattttaacaTGTGCCTTTGAAGcctttttgattttggttttacaATAACTAGAGTTATTCAATTTCATTAAGAGTCCAAGAACGATTAAAGACTGAACTTGATCACATTAACAACAAAACCTTAACAAAGATATGTTTATTACTATATGTACTTCTTACTACTACACTAGGTATACAATACATAAGGTAGGCAGATGTCAGTTGAAAAGCTCACCTGAGGAGATAGTTGCGGCAATTCATTAGGTTGTGTGTGCATCCAGCCTAATGGCTGTAGATGGGCAAGAGCCGGGTGTTTGGGTAGCTGTCGCGGTAAATGTACCGCTTGATGTGTCCCCCACTGTGGGGGTAGTACGGCGCAGTGGACCTCTCGGACTTGTGGGTTGTCTGGAGGCGACGTGCCATAGAGGTAGCACGCGATCTATGGACAATATCACTTTACATATTGGATATTGAAGTTGCTTGTATGTGAAAAATCTAAACAAGGGTGTGGTTGGTTACAATTATCGCGACCTTCATATGGTAACGAGTTATTTTCAGTTGGTGTCAGTGCTTTAgaaatctttaatatttatattatgctgAAGAGTTTACTATGTTTCTTTACTGTAATCTTACAATTTACACAATAACCACTAGTATATTATGCCAGATAGAAGTGTATATGCCTCTTTTATGAAAAGAAGGCGGTagatcataatatatatatacacataataaaaatgtaaacgtAATATCTGTCtgtgtgcgtttgtgcacgctaatctccgaaacggaTTATCAGATTCGGATGcggttttcattaatatattgtggtaaacttcacttaacatttattgtttgtttcatgtcaatccgttcataaataaaaaagttatgccaatttaaagaattaccttgaacatgtaaatatccAAACGACGgtatttataatccaaaataaacaaaaagatatatcgaaaaaatgctgtccaaagtctaCTATTCCAGACGGACGAAGTCgtaggcacagctagtctttaCTATGCTGCTCGTATCGGATATTTTTTTCAAGCAATGTCTagttctttaaatttttaaaattttgttacacaCTATACTAAAATCGAAAACTGCTGGACATACCTGTGCTCTCAAATCCGATATTGTGACGAACTTCTTGAGCAAGTTTTTCGGTAAGATGTATGTGTAACCACTTTCTTTGATGTCGTCAGAGCTCACGTAAATGTGGTTCGTACGCAAGTGGAGGTTCGTTGCGGATATCGCACGTACTCTCCATTCCGTCTTTGAActagtaaaagaaaaattacaagTTAGAATTTAATAGAAGTAGTAAAGTAAATctttaatatctaaaaaaattacgaaGAAGTTTCTTGcactatttatttatcagtAGCCTCATAGTAAGACAGAGGTCCATTTCGAACGTGACAAATTTTCTAGTATCTATCAAGTGTTTAGTGGACATCAACTTGATATGTGAGTAAACTCATATTTAGAGTTCAATCTTAACTCACCTAAAGGTCTGTGACTCGTAGTTACTGGTTGTTGAAGTAATAATCTCATCACCGTGTTTGTTTACAGTTCGAGTGGTGGTTGCTGTGAGTTGACTCTGCTCCTTGCTTTGCTTCTCAATTTCAGCTATTTGTTGCCTTTGGGCTGAAGGTGCCGATATCTCCATACCCAAGATAATGTCTCGAATCTCAGATTGAGTTAGTGACGCTACATTCACACTGTGttgagaaaattttattaatcacTTTTTATGAAATTAGAAACTTAACTGATAAGTCAACTAATGTTAAATAAACAGTATTGTTTATAAGCATTGTTTGTTGCAGATGCTAAATATGCAATTACCAAGTAGGTATATGGAGTTGTTCcctttctttaaattattttttatatttgttattcttTCTATAGCAGTGGTTATATTGGTTTATAATTTCgactaattacaaaaatatgtgaAATCTCCTAATACCAAatgataaaaaacatattaatctgatattaaatgaaatacaaataaCAAGGTTACTAGCACATAAACATTATAAAGCATATTGCATCTCACAAAAGCAAGAGA contains these protein-coding regions:
- the LOC123656221 gene encoding uncharacterized protein LOC123656221, with amino-acid sequence MGDRDDFEDQQYPDNDEFVPYVTAGNLTHRIGAKVCLWGNVTKVSASEGFYVKTVDDQEILIKLKRPLNEPLEGWYEIYGTSQGKSVICDEYVPFSAEMTKNIDVEGHKSLAKFLSALDDPWNLGNDESNGMHGITPME
- the LOC123656504 gene encoding dynein regulatory complex subunit 2, whose translation is MPKKAKVNKLARMSDEERARYLQHRADVEEEARRRKRELVARFIKNKLDKEEVFARINTAKINQEWRYILRKIKCKQMASEIQSMVTSFNFLLERKNRLLNSLMEAIEDSDEQHRRAFQAHTENLSYFLHIGSQRLDKLQAEYDYQKNNFLENWDKEDIDITDSQDRAEFNLTLITYIQDTDFKGYKKEKEIQRATEKNDARLEQEEEMRNLCKPKQLEIEMYWSKLREVYDMYLEQHNPIMSHYNALREKDDFYQNDIAKNDILILQATESLYILQKEWLKTTNTMSCKLNRMNNRKEELAKKYWQMKKETKAAKSKEDEMLAVLVDASQDAVKRLENYENKLQKIKQMSEICSKYEKEMDHMFLEDAGDDIPSVDFETLDSDMIQQCKKFKKMDKFLLKMNRVKVQTMCLKTERAKLAKENIQLKQYIKRYLTELALKGGKDRPQSMKCQTEPRIEVNGKLLNRPVTCIEGALSNAVMHEQRMKLQEKKNKELVVRAYPRVDCW